One genomic segment of Rhodopirellula islandica includes these proteins:
- the coaE gene encoding dephospho-CoA kinase (Dephospho-CoA kinase (CoaE) performs the final step in coenzyme A biosynthesis.), translating into MGPETNNDSQSASLTPIIGVIGPPCSGKSTVARHLESLGGVWLNADEIAKSQLHEPEVIAELRSLFGDSIQTTDGSLSRQRLADLVFGDDEDSLARLRQLEGVLHPRTRTILQARIATARTEGKPFVILDVPLLLESGYRDTCDEVWCLQVDPERHLELLGSRGWDLAELERRSARQWSWERKRAASTRVLSNNGTPDDLRRLVESELAVLQHRDGG; encoded by the coding sequence ATGGGCCCTGAGACCAACAACGATTCGCAATCGGCGTCGCTCACGCCAATCATCGGCGTCATCGGCCCCCCGTGCAGTGGCAAATCAACCGTCGCCCGCCACTTGGAATCCTTGGGTGGCGTGTGGCTGAACGCCGATGAAATTGCAAAAAGCCAACTTCATGAACCTGAGGTCATCGCGGAACTGAGGTCCTTGTTCGGCGACTCAATCCAAACGACCGACGGTTCTCTTTCGCGACAGCGATTGGCGGACCTGGTCTTCGGCGACGACGAAGACTCACTGGCCCGCCTTCGACAACTCGAGGGTGTGCTTCATCCGCGAACGCGGACGATTTTGCAAGCGAGAATTGCCACTGCGAGGACGGAAGGAAAACCGTTTGTGATCCTCGATGTTCCGCTGCTTTTGGAAAGCGGTTACCGGGACACGTGCGACGAAGTGTGGTGTCTGCAAGTCGATCCGGAACGGCACCTTGAGTTGCTCGGGTCTCGCGGTTGGGACCTGGCCGAACTGGAGAGGCGAAGCGCCCGGCAGTGGTCCTGGGAACGCAAACGAGCGGCCAGCACTCGCGTGCTGTCCAACAATGGCACCCCGGATGATCTCCGTCGACTGGTGGAGTCCGAACTGGCGGTCCTTCAACATCGAGACGGAGGGTAG
- a CDS encoding NYN domain-containing protein yields MFPLLLIDGYNVIGPVAPPSRGASANWLHDERQLLLNRLSEHLTDPIRSRTCVVFDARNPPHGVNDRMSFADMDVRFAVGYPEADDLIEEIIFAHPTPKSLTVISSDHRLQAAAKRKKALPLDSEEWLDALLEGEIRMVKIPKATSKRKSKKKPSNPSSERPDAAPPSGPNLDAMLDTDELQKWLEQYGSD; encoded by the coding sequence ATGTTCCCTTTGCTGCTCATCGATGGATACAACGTGATCGGGCCAGTGGCCCCTCCGTCACGTGGTGCGTCGGCGAATTGGTTGCATGACGAACGTCAACTGTTGCTGAACCGACTTTCGGAACATCTGACCGATCCCATCCGCAGTCGAACATGTGTGGTCTTCGACGCACGCAACCCGCCACACGGCGTGAACGATCGGATGTCATTTGCCGACATGGACGTTCGTTTCGCCGTCGGCTACCCCGAAGCCGATGATTTGATCGAAGAGATCATCTTCGCGCACCCCACGCCAAAGTCACTGACCGTGATCTCGTCGGATCACCGATTGCAGGCGGCCGCCAAACGCAAAAAAGCGTTGCCACTCGATTCCGAGGAATGGCTGGACGCTTTGCTGGAAGGGGAAATCCGCATGGTCAAAATCCCCAAGGCGACATCGAAACGCAAGTCGAAAAAGAAGCCCAGCAACCCATCGAGTGAACGACCGGACGCCGCGCCGCCGAGCGGCCCCAACTTGGATGCGATGCTCGACACCGATGAACTTCAGAAGTGGCTGGAGCAGTACGGTTCTGACTGA
- a CDS encoding AAA family ATPase, translating to MSTTVDAMRADAELFRQRYVAVREMIGRVIVGHDDIVSGVLTSMLCGGHCLLEGVPGLGKTMLVRTLAEVLELQFNRIQFTPDLMPADILGTNMVVEDESGRRKFEFQKGPVFTQILLADEINRATPKTQSAMLETMQEGTVTAGGHRYTLDQPFFVLATQNPIEQEGTYPLPEAQMDRFLFKLVVGYSNRDELATIVDRTTRGERPEIEKVMDGEEIQRWQKLVREVILAPHVQDYLVRLTMATHPDGPYSVPITNEYVRWGSSPRGAQTLALTAKVQALLDGRFNVSFEDIRRMFLPAMRHRVLLNFEAQAEGIDTDRVLLEILEKVPEKGD from the coding sequence ATGAGCACCACCGTCGATGCGATGCGAGCCGACGCGGAACTATTTCGCCAGCGATATGTCGCCGTCCGTGAAATGATTGGTCGCGTGATCGTGGGTCACGATGACATTGTCAGTGGGGTTTTGACATCGATGCTCTGCGGTGGTCACTGCTTGCTCGAAGGCGTGCCGGGCCTCGGCAAAACGATGCTGGTCCGGACCTTGGCTGAAGTCCTGGAACTGCAGTTCAATCGCATTCAGTTCACACCTGACCTGATGCCCGCCGACATCCTGGGCACCAACATGGTGGTGGAAGACGAATCCGGTCGCCGCAAATTTGAGTTCCAAAAGGGTCCGGTCTTCACCCAAATCTTGCTGGCGGACGAAATCAACCGAGCGACGCCAAAGACGCAGTCGGCCATGCTGGAAACAATGCAGGAAGGCACCGTGACCGCGGGCGGGCATCGCTACACGCTCGACCAACCTTTCTTTGTGTTGGCCACGCAAAACCCGATCGAGCAAGAAGGCACCTACCCGCTGCCCGAAGCACAGATGGACCGGTTCCTGTTCAAATTGGTGGTCGGTTACAGCAACCGGGACGAACTGGCGACGATAGTGGACCGAACCACACGAGGCGAACGCCCGGAAATCGAAAAGGTCATGGACGGCGAAGAAATCCAACGCTGGCAAAAGTTGGTTCGCGAGGTCATCCTCGCCCCACACGTCCAAGATTACTTGGTCCGACTGACCATGGCGACTCACCCGGATGGGCCTTACAGCGTGCCAATCACCAATGAATACGTGCGTTGGGGCAGCAGCCCGCGTGGTGCCCAAACCCTCGCATTGACGGCCAAAGTGCAGGCTTTATTGGACGGCCGGTTCAATGTTTCCTTCGAAGACATCCGGCGAATGTTCTTGCCCGCGATGCGTCACCGGGTGCTGCTGAACTTCGAAGCCCAAGCCGAGGGCATCGACACAGACCGCGTTTTGCTGGAAATTCTAGAGAAGGTTCCAGAAAAAGGCGATTGA
- the purD gene encoding phosphoribosylamine--glycine ligase: MSKYNVLIVGSGGREHALAWKVKQSRHVQTVFVAPGNAGTGMDATNVDLDPADHDAVIQFAKENHVGLVIVGPEAPLVAGLVDALTDAGLRAFGPSKAAAELEGSKVFCKNLLRSADIPTADYRTFRNADDASRYIKDRFSEPTDPVNVVVKADGLAAGKGVVVCDTRSEALEAIDRIAARKEFGAAGKELIIEERLTGPEVSVLAITDGETIVTLPPAQDHKPANDGDTGPNTGGMGAYCPAPVLDEETLAKVESSILVPIVHAMKRSRRPFKGVLYAGLMLTPAGPKVLEFNVRFGDPECQPLLMRLKTDLVDVMQAVVDGKLEETGPLEFDPRPAICVVMASEGYPADYEKGHAITGIEAADQMKDVKVFHAGTQRVDGEVVNTGGRVLGVTAMGDSISAAKLQAYKAVREIRWQGAWCRKDISDKALVTAEKA, encoded by the coding sequence ATGAGTAAATACAACGTGCTGATTGTCGGCTCTGGCGGACGTGAACATGCCCTGGCATGGAAAGTCAAACAGAGCCGTCACGTGCAAACCGTTTTCGTTGCCCCCGGCAACGCTGGCACCGGAATGGATGCGACCAACGTCGACTTGGATCCCGCCGATCACGACGCCGTGATCCAATTCGCGAAAGAAAACCACGTCGGTTTGGTCATTGTCGGTCCCGAGGCTCCTTTGGTTGCTGGCTTGGTCGATGCGTTGACCGACGCGGGACTGCGGGCGTTTGGCCCCAGCAAAGCGGCAGCGGAACTGGAAGGCAGCAAAGTCTTCTGCAAAAACCTGCTGCGGTCCGCCGACATTCCCACCGCGGACTACCGAACGTTCCGAAACGCCGACGACGCGTCGCGTTACATCAAGGATCGATTCAGCGAACCGACCGATCCTGTGAACGTCGTCGTCAAAGCCGATGGCTTGGCCGCCGGCAAAGGCGTCGTCGTTTGCGACACTCGCAGCGAAGCCCTGGAAGCGATTGATCGCATCGCGGCTCGCAAAGAGTTTGGTGCCGCCGGCAAAGAACTGATCATCGAAGAACGACTGACCGGTCCGGAGGTCAGCGTGCTGGCCATCACCGATGGCGAAACGATCGTCACCTTGCCACCGGCTCAAGACCACAAACCAGCCAACGATGGCGACACCGGTCCCAACACCGGTGGCATGGGAGCCTACTGTCCCGCGCCGGTTCTGGACGAAGAAACACTGGCCAAAGTGGAATCCAGCATCTTGGTCCCGATCGTGCACGCGATGAAGCGTTCACGCCGGCCATTCAAAGGCGTGTTGTACGCCGGATTGATGCTGACACCCGCCGGTCCCAAGGTCCTGGAATTCAACGTTCGCTTCGGCGACCCCGAATGCCAACCGTTGTTGATGCGATTGAAAACGGACCTCGTCGATGTCATGCAGGCCGTGGTGGATGGCAAACTCGAAGAAACCGGTCCCCTGGAATTTGATCCACGGCCTGCCATCTGCGTCGTCATGGCCAGCGAAGGCTACCCGGCAGACTATGAGAAAGGCCACGCGATCACGGGGATCGAAGCCGCCGATCAAATGAAAGATGTCAAGGTCTTCCATGCCGGCACTCAACGCGTCGATGGCGAAGTCGTCAACACGGGCGGACGTGTTTTGGGCGTGACCGCAATGGGCGATTCCATCAGCGCCGCCAAACTGCAGGCCTACAAAGCCGTGCGAGAAATACGCTGGCAGGGTGCCTGGTGTCGCAAAGACATCAGTGACAAGGCCCTGGTCACCGCCGAAAAAGCATAG
- the nadC gene encoding carboxylating nicotinate-nucleotide diphosphorylase, which translates to MDYRPVQLDDALENDLRQLVRLSIAEDLDIAVDWTTVAMIAPERRGACQIVPRCTGIAAGIALAPWIVDEFDADLKVDVLIEEGAPLVPGQPIVRLSGSARDLLTSERVLLNILSRLCGVATLTGQYVDAIGEHPARLYDTRKTTPGWRRLEKYAVRCGGGHNHRTGLYDGFLIKDNHLALGRSEHDPSSTLTAGEAATRAVAMRGASVNQLVAPSMIEIEVDTLEQFEQVALTGIDIVLLDNFSLDDLRRAVARRDELGVAVELEASGNVTIDTIGKVAATGVDRISSGALTHQATWLDLGMDWLDGFAT; encoded by the coding sequence ATGGATTATCGCCCCGTTCAACTCGACGACGCCCTGGAAAATGACCTGCGGCAATTGGTGCGTCTCTCAATCGCAGAAGACTTGGACATCGCCGTTGACTGGACCACCGTGGCGATGATCGCTCCCGAACGCCGCGGAGCATGCCAAATCGTCCCACGTTGCACCGGGATCGCCGCCGGAATCGCGTTGGCCCCGTGGATCGTCGATGAATTCGATGCCGACCTGAAAGTGGACGTTTTGATCGAGGAAGGCGCCCCGCTTGTTCCCGGCCAGCCGATCGTGCGTTTGTCCGGGTCCGCTCGAGATTTGCTGACCAGCGAACGAGTGCTGCTCAACATCCTTTCGCGTTTGTGCGGCGTGGCGACGCTGACGGGACAGTACGTTGACGCGATTGGCGAACACCCCGCCCGTCTGTATGACACTCGCAAGACCACCCCCGGTTGGCGTCGGTTGGAAAAGTACGCCGTTCGCTGTGGAGGCGGCCACAATCATCGAACGGGGCTCTACGACGGATTCCTCATCAAAGACAACCACCTCGCACTCGGACGCAGCGAGCACGATCCGTCATCGACGTTGACCGCTGGCGAAGCCGCCACCCGGGCCGTGGCGATGCGAGGAGCCAGCGTCAATCAGCTGGTGGCACCGTCGATGATCGAAATCGAAGTCGACACCCTGGAGCAGTTCGAGCAAGTCGCCCTGACCGGCATCGATATCGTGCTGCTGGACAACTTTTCGCTGGATGACCTGCGTCGCGCCGTGGCACGGCGAGATGAACTGGGGGTGGCGGTTGAGCTGGAAGCGTCGGGCAACGTCACGATCGATACGATCGGCAAGGTCGCTGCGACTGGTGTGGACCGGATCAGCAGTGGAGCTTTGACCCATCAAGCCACTTGGTTGGACCTGGGAATGGACTGGCTGGACGGGTTCGCAACCTAG
- a CDS encoding zinc ribbon domain-containing protein, translating to MASHSSTIKFSSVLLRTLHNTLQQRTDLEGQLRRGPLQIKAVQSMVDEAQAQVNAAAKTLKKTRMTADEKQLQLQSREAHVKNLQGKLNTAASNKEFSLLKDQIAADEQANSVQSDEILEVLERIDSCEADLNRSQKKLEQAQEDQTKRLKEIEARLEQVRQDLARINEQLAVHETDIPAAVKADYRRLVDARGDEALAPIEQDSCGGCYQTLTTQVLNQVMLSTLTHCPNCNAYLYQA from the coding sequence ATGGCTTCGCATTCCTCGACGATTAAATTTTCCAGCGTCCTGTTGCGTACGTTGCACAACACATTGCAACAACGCACCGATTTGGAGGGTCAGCTACGACGCGGCCCGCTTCAAATCAAGGCCGTCCAATCGATGGTCGATGAGGCTCAAGCCCAGGTGAATGCCGCAGCAAAAACGTTGAAAAAGACCCGCATGACCGCGGATGAAAAACAACTGCAACTGCAGTCCCGCGAAGCTCATGTGAAGAACCTGCAGGGCAAACTGAACACGGCAGCCTCCAACAAAGAATTCTCGCTGCTGAAAGATCAAATCGCCGCAGACGAACAAGCCAACAGTGTTCAAAGCGATGAAATCCTGGAAGTCCTCGAACGAATCGACTCCTGTGAGGCGGACCTGAATCGGTCCCAGAAAAAACTCGAACAGGCCCAGGAAGACCAGACCAAACGCTTGAAAGAAATTGAGGCTCGGCTCGAACAAGTTCGTCAAGACCTCGCTCGCATCAATGAACAACTCGCCGTGCACGAAACCGACATTCCCGCGGCAGTGAAAGCGGATTATCGACGACTGGTCGATGCCCGAGGCGACGAGGCATTGGCACCTATCGAACAGGACTCCTGTGGTGGTTGCTACCAAACCTTGACCACGCAAGTCCTCAACCAAGTGATGCTGTCGACCCTGACGCATTGCCCCAATTGCAACGCCTATCTGTACCAGGCTTGA
- a CDS encoding peptidylprolyl isomerase encodes MPLPTDPATVLAVVGQGRILLGELKPKVDSELTRMLAQAKTEVPEAELHYVKLRMTRSLLAQTIQTRMLREAFLLDQVGTQAADKRREAEATMAAKARQMFFETELPGLKKKAGVDSTAELDELLRKEGSSLALRQREFMDQMLGHLYIRGKVNKDPSISLAEIVLYYQEHRSDYEHKARARWEQLTVMFSNHPTREAAMKAVSEMGREALYGGSMQAVAKAKSEEPFASSGGLHDWTNQGSLASTILDQQIFSLPTGKMSEIIEDTDAFHIIRVLEREDAGVSPVGELQDKISKILRQQKVLEAQQSVMVEVRQRVPVWSYYPDDFPGAKPLTQVSARPAMQR; translated from the coding sequence ATGCCTCTTCCAACCGACCCGGCCACCGTGTTGGCGGTGGTTGGACAGGGACGGATTCTGCTGGGTGAATTGAAACCCAAGGTCGATTCGGAACTCACTCGGATGCTCGCCCAGGCCAAAACCGAAGTGCCGGAGGCTGAACTGCACTACGTGAAGTTGCGGATGACGCGCAGCCTGCTGGCTCAAACCATTCAAACCCGGATGCTTCGCGAAGCATTCTTGCTCGATCAAGTCGGCACCCAGGCAGCGGACAAACGTCGGGAAGCGGAAGCGACGATGGCCGCCAAGGCTCGTCAGATGTTCTTCGAAACGGAGTTGCCCGGCCTGAAAAAGAAGGCGGGAGTGGATTCCACTGCCGAGCTGGATGAGCTTCTTCGCAAGGAAGGTTCGTCGCTCGCTCTTCGCCAACGAGAATTCATGGATCAAATGCTCGGGCACTTGTACATCCGCGGCAAAGTCAACAAAGACCCGTCGATCTCGCTGGCAGAAATCGTCCTGTACTACCAAGAGCATCGTTCGGATTACGAACACAAGGCACGTGCTCGTTGGGAGCAGTTGACGGTCATGTTCAGCAATCATCCAACGCGCGAAGCCGCGATGAAAGCGGTCTCTGAAATGGGCCGCGAAGCCTTGTACGGGGGCAGCATGCAAGCGGTCGCGAAAGCGAAGAGTGAAGAGCCGTTTGCGAGTTCAGGCGGTCTGCACGACTGGACCAATCAAGGTTCCTTGGCATCGACGATTCTCGACCAGCAAATCTTTTCGTTGCCAACTGGCAAGATGAGTGAAATCATCGAAGACACCGACGCGTTCCACATCATTCGAGTCTTGGAACGCGAGGACGCCGGTGTGTCACCCGTCGGGGAACTGCAAGACAAAATTTCAAAGATACTTCGTCAACAGAAGGTCCTCGAAGCCCAACAAAGCGTGATGGTGGAAGTTCGGCAACGTGTTCCGGTTTGGTCGTATTACCCCGACGACTTCCCTGGAGCAAAACCGTTGACTCAGGTTTCCGCTCGACCGGCGATGCAAAGGTAG
- a CDS encoding undecaprenyl-phosphate glucose phosphotransferase — protein sequence MPSPHSDASSASSNSANSAQSVSILGSRHWYDFVQPCLDSASILASLVLVKFAARGHVDDASFAMGLIAVIVFFLSSQLTGLQRGDRRGCTDSEIIRVLATWTLTILVLSVLAFATRYGPYFSRSVILSWCVLCPAMIGLTRMCLRIVQVGLLHRGVGTRRVAIAGCNTLGHQTQTNIESDSSLGLQFAGFYDDRNLSRDANAADETVSVDNSSKQASTATVAASTLQGDLNDLIAAARSGEVETVLVTLPMRAEKRIRFLLDELSDSTASVYIVPDFFVFELLHARWTQVGGLPAVSVTESPMFGIDGVAKRAADLILATAGLLAISVPMLIIAAAVKLTSPGPVFFRQRRYGLDGQEIRVWKFRSMTTCDDGAVVKQATANDSRITPLGAILRKTSLDELPQLFNVIEGSMSLVGPRPHASAHNEQYRGLIRGYMMRHKVKPGITGLAQVNGCRGETETVDKMEQRIHFDHQYIRSWSLLLDIRILFRTLLVVWKQPEAY from the coding sequence ATGCCGTCACCTCACTCGGACGCCTCTTCCGCATCGTCGAACTCTGCGAATTCAGCTCAATCCGTTTCGATTTTGGGCAGTCGTCATTGGTACGACTTTGTTCAACCATGCCTGGATTCCGCCTCGATTTTGGCTTCCTTGGTGCTGGTCAAGTTCGCTGCACGAGGCCATGTCGACGACGCCTCGTTCGCAATGGGGTTGATTGCCGTGATCGTGTTTTTCCTGAGCAGCCAGCTCACGGGACTGCAACGAGGTGACCGTCGTGGTTGCACGGACAGCGAAATCATTCGCGTTCTGGCGACCTGGACGCTGACGATCTTGGTCCTGAGTGTCCTCGCCTTCGCAACCCGCTACGGCCCATACTTCTCCCGCTCTGTGATTCTGTCCTGGTGCGTGCTTTGCCCCGCGATGATTGGGCTGACTCGAATGTGCTTGCGAATCGTGCAAGTTGGCTTGCTGCACCGCGGTGTCGGCACGCGGCGTGTCGCCATTGCAGGCTGCAACACACTCGGACACCAAACTCAAACCAACATTGAATCGGACTCGTCACTCGGTCTGCAATTCGCCGGTTTCTATGACGATCGCAATTTGTCTCGGGACGCCAATGCTGCGGATGAAACTGTTTCCGTTGACAACAGCTCAAAGCAAGCCTCCACGGCGACGGTCGCCGCGAGCACCTTGCAGGGCGACCTCAACGACTTGATCGCAGCGGCGCGATCGGGCGAGGTCGAAACCGTGTTGGTGACACTTCCGATGCGAGCTGAAAAACGGATTCGTTTTCTCTTGGATGAGCTGAGCGATTCGACGGCGTCGGTCTACATTGTCCCGGACTTCTTCGTGTTCGAACTGCTGCATGCTCGCTGGACACAAGTCGGTGGTTTACCAGCCGTCAGCGTCACCGAATCACCGATGTTCGGCATCGATGGGGTCGCAAAACGCGCGGCGGATCTGATCCTCGCAACCGCCGGTTTACTCGCCATTTCGGTTCCCATGTTGATCATCGCCGCGGCCGTCAAGCTGACTTCGCCCGGTCCGGTGTTTTTTCGTCAGCGTCGATACGGGCTGGACGGCCAAGAAATTCGAGTCTGGAAGTTCCGCTCCATGACGACCTGCGACGATGGAGCGGTCGTCAAACAAGCCACCGCCAACGATTCGCGAATCACTCCCCTGGGAGCAATCCTTCGGAAAACCAGCTTGGATGAGCTGCCACAATTGTTCAACGTGATCGAAGGGTCGATGTCCTTGGTCGGTCCGCGGCCTCACGCCTCCGCCCACAACGAACAATATCGCGGTTTGATCCGTGGTTATATGATGCGGCACAAGGTCAAACCGGGAATCACCGGCTTGGCTCAAGTCAACGGCTGCCGCGGCGAAACAGAAACGGTCGACAAAATGGAACAACGGATTCATTTCGATCACCAATACATTCGCTCTTGGTCGCTGTTGCTCGACATCCGCATTCTGTTCCGGACACTGCTCGTCGTTTGGAAACAACCTGAAGCCTACTGA
- a CDS encoding 3-keto-disaccharide hydrolase, giving the protein MFRPRLLILSAVAALFSALSVTSIAMADDAPQKPTADETGFVSLFDGESLDGWKKSTENPDSWKVVDGMLVCEGERCHLFYTGELAPLKNFHFQADVKLMPGSNAGIYFHTKYQATDWPKHGYECQVNVSHKDPKKTSSLYGVENVDAETLAANGIRDNEWYTQEIIVRGKHIELKVNGKTLVDYTEPSEQEAFSDRFERRLGEGTFALQAHDPQSKAYFKNLRVKPLDE; this is encoded by the coding sequence ATGTTCCGTCCCCGCCTGCTGATCCTATCTGCCGTCGCTGCCTTGTTTTCCGCCCTCTCGGTCACCTCGATCGCGATGGCGGATGACGCCCCCCAGAAACCGACAGCAGATGAAACGGGATTCGTTTCGCTGTTTGACGGCGAATCGCTGGACGGCTGGAAGAAGTCAACCGAGAATCCAGACAGTTGGAAAGTCGTCGATGGGATGCTGGTTTGCGAAGGTGAGCGATGCCACCTTTTCTACACCGGTGAACTGGCTCCCCTGAAGAACTTTCACTTCCAAGCCGACGTGAAATTGATGCCCGGAAGCAACGCCGGCATTTACTTTCACACCAAGTATCAAGCAACGGACTGGCCCAAGCATGGCTACGAATGCCAAGTCAACGTCAGCCACAAAGACCCCAAGAAAACCAGTTCGCTTTACGGGGTCGAGAATGTCGACGCGGAAACGTTGGCAGCCAACGGAATTCGCGACAACGAATGGTACACCCAAGAAATCATCGTTCGCGGCAAACACATTGAACTGAAAGTCAACGGGAAGACCCTGGTGGACTACACCGAACCGAGCGAACAAGAAGCGTTCTCGGATCGCTTCGAACGCCGGTTGGGCGAAGGCACGTTTGCCTTGCAAGCCCACGACCCACAAAGCAAAGCCTACTTCAAGAACCTGCGAGTCAAACCACTCGATGAGTAA
- a CDS encoding sulfatase: MTLSPILDPALPITSLLHFLCRQMLRSLFAVLLHPRASSNLVATTLCLLATITSFANQPTLAADEPAPQPSRPNVLLFLVDDLGWADLGCYGSTYHETPQIDALAESGTRFTNAYAACPVCSPTRASIMTGRHPVRVDITDWIPGMSTDRAQNPRFQHVDDRENLALDEVTLAEHLRDAADYQTFFLGKWHLGDVGHLPTDQGFQVNIGGGHKGSPPGGYYSPWKNPYLKAKHDGEYLTTRLTDEAISLVDAASREDKPFFMMMSYYNVHSPITPDKRTIDHYQEKQANTPELQGDTPTIAEHDAVTRGRQDNPAYASMVKAVDTSVGRILQALKDHQVDDNTLVVFFSDNGGLSTLRKFGPTCNSPLRAGKGWLYEGGIREPLLVRLPQTMAGKTTVQTSSLAPKTVDSIACSTDLFPTILDVVGLPLRPELHADGISLLPAITGEEATNAGSSPRELHWHYPHYHGSLWRPGAAIRRGNYKLIEFYETDTAELYDLSVDMGETTDLSQTEPERFAELRDALRQWQTEMGAKMPVPNPNFHSSN, translated from the coding sequence CGATCACCTCGTTCGCCAACCAGCCAACACTCGCCGCGGACGAACCTGCGCCTCAACCATCACGCCCCAACGTTTTGTTGTTCCTGGTTGATGATTTGGGGTGGGCAGACTTGGGATGCTACGGCAGCACCTATCACGAGACCCCACAAATTGATGCGCTGGCAGAATCGGGAACGCGATTCACCAACGCCTACGCCGCCTGCCCCGTGTGCTCTCCCACGCGAGCGAGCATCATGACGGGACGCCACCCGGTTCGTGTTGACATCACCGACTGGATCCCCGGCATGTCGACCGACCGCGCCCAGAACCCTCGGTTTCAGCACGTCGACGATCGTGAAAACCTGGCCTTGGACGAGGTCACGCTCGCCGAACACTTGCGAGACGCCGCCGACTACCAAACGTTCTTTCTTGGCAAGTGGCATCTGGGCGACGTCGGGCACTTGCCCACCGACCAAGGGTTCCAAGTCAACATCGGCGGCGGCCACAAAGGCTCACCACCAGGCGGTTACTACTCGCCTTGGAAGAACCCGTATCTGAAAGCGAAGCACGACGGAGAATACCTGACGACTCGCTTGACCGACGAAGCCATCTCGCTGGTCGACGCCGCCTCTCGTGAAGACAAACCGTTCTTCATGATGATGAGTTACTACAACGTTCATTCGCCCATCACCCCTGACAAGCGAACGATCGATCACTATCAAGAGAAGCAAGCGAACACGCCGGAACTGCAGGGCGACACACCGACGATTGCGGAACACGATGCGGTCACCCGAGGCCGCCAAGACAACCCGGCTTACGCGTCCATGGTCAAGGCCGTCGACACCAGCGTCGGTCGTATCCTGCAAGCATTGAAGGACCACCAAGTCGATGACAACACCCTGGTCGTGTTCTTTTCCGACAACGGCGGCCTGTCGACACTTCGCAAATTTGGGCCCACTTGCAACTCACCCCTGCGAGCCGGCAAGGGCTGGTTGTACGAGGGCGGCATCCGAGAACCGTTGCTGGTTCGTCTGCCCCAAACGATGGCCGGCAAAACAACGGTCCAGACAAGTTCCCTTGCACCGAAGACCGTCGACTCGATCGCGTGCAGCACCGATTTGTTCCCGACCATTCTCGATGTGGTCGGATTGCCACTTCGTCCCGAATTGCACGCCGACGGCATCAGCTTGCTCCCCGCGATCACTGGCGAGGAAGCCACCAACGCTGGTTCCTCCCCCCGCGAACTGCACTGGCATTACCCGCACTACCATGGTTCGCTGTGGCGTCCCGGTGCCGCGATCCGGCGAGGCAATTACAAATTGATTGAGTTCTACGAAACCGACACCGCAGAACTGTATGATCTATCCGTCGACATGGGCGAAACCACCGATCTGTCGCAAACCGAGCCAGAACGCTTCGCCGAACTGCGTGACGCACTTCGGCAATGGCAAACTGAAATGGGAGCCAAAATGCCCGTTCCCAACCCCAACTTCCACTCTTCGAACTGA